A stretch of DNA from Mus musculus strain C57BL/6J chromosome 6, GRCm38.p6 C57BL/6J:
CTTGGTCATGAGTTCAGTGGCTTGCCGCTTTTTGAGCCCTCCCCTGATCTGCTACCTAGGATCGCCAATATCCAGTCGTTTCTCTTCGTCCTCTCACATGGAGCAGAGAGTAAGAGTCCTCAGACAAGGGGTGGTGCGCTGTGATTCAGACTTTAATGGTGGTGGTCATTTCAAAGCCACGGAGATGGTGGCAACTGTGGGACATGGCGCAGGGGAGTGAGGCAGCGCTCTGGTGCAGCCGGAGAAAGACGGAGGAGcctagggctggggagagggtTAGAGGAGAAAAGCCTCCCCAGGTCCACAGCCCCATTCTGTAAAGTTCCGAGCTTCGGTTAGTGCACCGAATGAAGCAATTGCTAAGGCCCTTTTCTGTTCCCCTTCCCATGCTAGCAAAATCCCCATCCTGGGTCATCTTGGAATGAAGCCACATGGAATAGGGGTGCCTAGTCCTGTCAAGTTAGGTCACTTTCAGACTGGAgagttacaggagatggctgaCTGACCagctgagaaataaataaataaataaataaataaataaataaataaataaataagcaaacaaacaaactgtgctTGTGTATGTAAACACATACACTAAAGCCTCAACCAAGCATGACCACACATCCAGCACTCCCCAAACTCCAGTTCTATGCATAGTTCAAGGCTTATACACACCATGGTAAGCACTGAAACACTCATGCCCGTGACCCCACTTTaaacaccccaacacaccaatcCTGAAGCTCCTGTCAGACACTGAGGATTCTTCTGTGGACCCCCTTCTAatcttcataatttttttttaaagagaagagagaatagaagggaaagtgggaagACTGAATCCCCCCAAAAATGGGGCccagagaggaggaagagcagagagagcaAGGGGGGTTGTGGAAGCCAAGAACAGCAGGAGCGGTGAGTCGAGGTGTTCTGGGTGACTTGGGGCTCAGGGTATCAGAGTGACTATGGCAGGTCAGGGCAGCAAGAAAGAGGCTCCAGGAGAATGAGATGTTCCCGCGTTCAGGCAAgcggggttgggggaaggggatCACAGCACACTGGGATTTCGGAAATTATGTCCCGCGAAGCGAGCTTCGTCCCCCAGCTCTTCCTCAATTCTGACAGATGATCCGGAAGGGGGACAGTCAGGGGAGAAGACGGGATCAGCCTTTCTCCCTGAGTCCCTCAATGCTCCCCCTTTGAGGGCTGCCCCAAGGTGAACGGTCCCTGGCTTTCGTGGTCAGTTAGTGATCTGTCAATCGGACCATCCTTGAACCCACTTAGCAAAACTTTTCTTGGCATCAACTGCTATCCAGGTCCTGGATGCAGGAGGTGGAATGGTGGCCTAATGGGGCGTTTAGACCCCGGGTTTCGGGTTCTTGTTCTTCGGGGACCCTCCTCACCTCATGAGCTGGTTGTACTTCGCCAGACGTTCAGATCTGCATGGGGCGCCAGTCTTGATCTGAAACATTCCAGGAGATAGGCAGCTTAAGGATTTCCTTCGCCTGATAGGACACCCCTATGccccacccctgccacacacacatacatacatttttttttgagacactttTATGAAGGTTGTCCTCTAAAGGGACAGGTTAGCCTagaactcctcatcctcctgcctctgcttcccgagtgtgGAGACAAAAGGCATGTATCCCCAAGTCCAgggcttttggtttgttttgagacagagttttactaTGTAGCGAACTCCCTACATAGACTAAGCTGGtattgaacttacagagatcctcctgcctctggctcctgggtgctgggactaaaggcgtgcaatGTCATAtcctactcccccccccctttttttttaaatggaacccagggtcttgcacgtactaggcaagtactctataaATGAGCTGAACCTCCAACTCTGAAACATCTGTATTtgtactaattaattaattaattataaaaattaatgctTTAAGTTGTGTCTGTGTACACGTCTGTGGATCTGCTCATGCCacggtgtgcatgtggaggccagaggacaactggtgggagttggttctctcctaacCCGTGGGTCCCACAAATCAGACTAAAGCTGAGAGTCAGGCTTAGGActgggctgagccatctcaccagcccagaactTCTACTCTTTTTACTATTTACTAAGACAGAGTCCCTCGGTGTAGCCCTGGGTTTCCTGCTATACTCACTATACAAAccaaactggccttaaactcacagagatccacctgcctctgcctcctgagtgctggtattaaaggcgtgtgccactatgcctggccagACTTCTACTCTCAAACTTCTCTGACTCTCAAATTTTCGGCAGGACAATAACTACCTGGGCCTAGAACCCACCAACCCCACAAAGACCTCTCCCAATCCCACAGACTGGCTCTACTCACCTGGCCTGTACACAGTCCGACGACAAGATCAGCAATGAACGTGTCCTCCGTTTCTCCAGAGCGATGGCTCACCATAACCCCCCAGCCATTCTCCTGGGCCAGCTTGCACCTGCAGGGTACGTACACCAGCACTGACCTGCCCCGAAGCACGGCTACTCCCTCCCAGCCCCGGGCTTCACCTATGTCAGGAAGCACCTGGAGGAAGGTGACTAAGGGAAGTACAGAGAGACTAGAAGTGAGAAGAGTGTGAAGGGTTCGCTAGGATTCCTGGGCAGAATCCAGCTAGGAGGGCGCTCCCAAGAGGAGTCCTGAAGAAACGAGGACCAGGTGGGCGGAGGCCAGGACCACTCACGCTTGGATGGCTTCTGTGACCGAGCCGATCTGATTGACCTTGAGCAGCAAACAGTTGCAGGCCTTCTCCTCCACTGCCCGCTCGATGCGCTTGGGGTTGGTCACCGTCAGGTCATCGCCCACTATCTGGATGCCGACGTTGGCTGTGAACTTGGACCAAGCTGCCCAGTCGTCCTGGTCAAATGGGTCTTCAATGGAGACCACTGCagggggagtggagaggggaCTGGTTCTTCCTAGAGACGCCTGCTCTGATGGAGGCCAACTGCCTCTGTGGAGCGGGACGGAGGCCCTTGGTGGCTGTGGAGACTCTGTACCTCAGTGAgactcgcccccccccccaaccccccaaggcGCCGCGCCAACTCCATTCAGTATCCACCTTCATCAATCAAAGACACTAAAGCCTGGCACTTTTCTGTCACATCCATTCATGGTTTTCCCATCCCTGGCTCCATCCAGAGCCCTCCCTAGGAACCAAGTAGCTCTCAGAGCCCAGGGTCTGAAACAGACGGAGGAGCCCCATCCTATGATGAGTCCTGGGACTACATGCGCAGTCACATGACACTCAAAGCGCCTCTCTGCAAGAGCCTACTGCTCCTTCTCCTTGCTTCTCAGCCTCCTCAGGACCTCACCTGGCCCCAGACTCTGCACCCCATAAAGTTCACCTTTGCCTAGCTCCGTCCTTTCCCTTCCCTATCTCCCACAACCCCTCGCTCTCACCAGGATAGTTCCGGACAAAGTCCTGGTAGAGTGCCCCCAGCTGGTCCCCAGTGATGTATCGGGAAGGATCAGCGGGAGACTTGAAATCCAAGTCGTATTTGCCATCGCGGTAAAACTCAGAGGCAGCCACATCCATACCGATCACCATCTTTTCCGTGTAGCCAGCCTTGTCGATGGCTTCCTTCACCAGCTCCAAGGCTATAGAAACAAATCCAGTGAAATTGTAAGTTGGAGAAATAGGTGTGAAGGAAGGAGGGCAAGAAAAGCAATTCAGGGTGGAAGGAGGGGACTGTTGGAAGGGAGGTGTGACTAGGGTCTGTGGAGAGAGGCTATCTAGGGAGACAGAAGAGTAGAATTGTGTTACTAGTTACTAATGTtggtccccctcccccatactGCATCACACATCATactggtgctgggacttgaacctaagGCCTCATTCATTTGAGGCAagttctctgccactgagccacattcctgtccccttttttctttctcattttgagacagtgtctaagttgttcaggctggtctcgaactcactctgtagctaaaGCATGCCTTGAATTTTCAGttctcctccctcagcctctaAATGGTTGGGATGCTAGACCTGCACCACCAGGCCCctggctagtgtgtgtgtgtgtgtgtgtgtgtgtgtgtgtgtgtgtgtgtgtgtgtgtttgtgtatcccCATGCATCTATGTATATGCTCCATGTGCATGCTCGAACCCACAGATGCCAGagagtgttagatcccctggaaccataTGGATGCTGTGAACCAAACCTGAGACCTCTCATGGCAACCCTTATCCCTTATGCttcggcctcccaagtgttggggatTCTAGCCAATAACTCTTCAGAATTCAAAtgtccttaactactgagccctaATAGCGACTTTCTCTAGTATCACCTCATGCTAGCATTGTACacatattatttaatttaatccCCACTGATAGAACTCAGATCATTCCTTCCCCTGCCACccgcattgttttgttttgagactggttcTTACAATGTAGCCCTAGCTTCTAGCTCCAAActctctgtatagaccaggctggccttgaactcaaagatgtACCTGCCTCTATCtcagacagaggcaggtacatcTGGTATAGAGGCAGGGATATACACCTCCATGCCCTGCTCAAATGCTTGGCTCTTAAAAAGACCACTTCTGtgtctttattattatcattattcttttctttttattattattaattattttttaatttatttattattatatctaagtacactgtagctgtcttgagatgcaccagaaaagggcatcagatctcattatgaatggttgtgagccaccatgtgattgctgggatttgaactcaggaccttcagaagagcagtcggtgctcttaaccactaagccatctctccagccccctaacaataataataataataataataattattattattattattattattattattattattattattattatcttttctctttttagacGGGgtttcaagtagcccaggctcTAAGCTCATGGCAACCCTTATGCTTCAGACTCCCAAGTGTTGGAGATCCCAGCCAATAACTCTTCAGAATTCAAATAAATACAAGTAGTCTGATTCCAGAGTCTGCATGAATGTATATGAATACGTGTGcacttacatgtatgtgcataaatTTGGATGTGGTGTGGTGGCCTCAAACAGGCTGAGCAggtgctctacctctgagccacacccctacCTAGTACtttcactttttatttgtttgtttgtttgttttcaatacagctttcactgtgtagccctggctgtcctggaactcactctgtagaccaggctggtcttgaactcagagattcttctgcctctgcctcccacatgctgggattaaaggcatgcgccaccactgcctggctagtacCTTGGCTTTTAACCACTACCTTTATAGTTCTGGTTCTCCTGCAGCACAGGAAATATAGGAATCCTTGATACCCAAGGGGCTGGGAAGGGGATGGTACCAATATGGAATTACCTCCCTGGAGCATGGTGTACGTCATCTAATGAAGACCGTGGCATTAAAGGATGAAATGGGCTTTACCCAGACCACTTACCAATATTCTCAGCCGTCCAGTGAGGACCTATGCTAACTAACAGGTTTGGATGGGCAGGTAACAGACCGAGCTCCAAGGTCTATGAGTGAAATTGGAAGGCCTGGGAACCCACCCTAGGGAATGCTTGCTACCTCTTAAGATTTTCAGTGGCTCAAGGACCTCCCACCAGTACCCTGCAGGACCCGCCAGTGCCAGCTTTCCCATCGTGAGACTCAGAGCTGGAGGAAGGGCTCTGGGCCTCACCTTCGCTGTTCTCCAGGATATTGGGGGCAAAGCCGCCTTCATCCCCCACGTTAGTGGCATCCTTGCCATACTTGTCCTTGATGACCCCCTTGAGGGTGTGGTACACCTCTGCCCCAAGTCGCATGGCATCCCGAAAGCTCTCAGCACCCACTGGGAGGATCATGAACTCCTGCATGGCCAACTTGTTCCCAGCATGAGAGCCACCATTGATCACATTAAAGGCCTGGGGAGTCACAGAGTTACAGGAGAGTCAGAGCCTTTTCCTCCTGCCCCTGAGAATGCCAACCTGAGATGCGCAGGTGCCAGGCTCAGGTCTCAAGTTCCCATCCTTTCACCTTAGCTGCCTGTTCACCTTCCTCCCTCATCCCTCACCTGGTTGCATGCTCCCTCCTCCCCTGGGAGAGGCTGGGCAAGTACAGTGCTCACCGGCACAGGCAGGATGAGGTCGGAGTTCCCAGCTAGCTGAGCAATGTGGCGATAGAGGGGCAAGTCCCTCTCAGCTGCCCCAGCCTTACACACGGCCAGGGACACACCCAGGATGGCATTGGCCCCAAACTTGGCTGGGAGGCACAGAGGAAGGCACTGAGTAAAAATGTCCACCTCTCTTGTAGCCCCTGCCTCCACCTAGGAGACCTCCCACTCCCGCCCCCCAACAGCAATTCATTTTCTACTACTAATGTTGGGGGTTGGGGACAGAGGTGACAAGAAAGGGAAGGCCTCGCCTCTTCCTAAACATCCCTTAGACTACCTCATGCCAACTCCTGTCTTCAAGCTTTGAGAAGTTCTTCCTTCTGTCTAATGTCACCCCCTCCCACTGCCGTGCGGCTTTgggtgagggaggaggggagtCTCTGACAGTCTAAGTGTCCCCAGCATGGCTCCTCAGTCCTCCTGCTTACCTATCCCTCCCCGCCCAGCCCCTGCTTACATTTATTCTCAGTCCCATCCAGTTCCAACATCAGGTTGTCCAGTTTCTCCTGCTCCACCACGGAGATACCCTGAGGGCAGAGCCAAGATGGGAGATGAACCCAAAGGCAGAGGGTCCCCTATTCACATAGCCTCATGTCTGAGCAGGGGACCACCAGATCCCTGCCCTGTCAGCTTTTGGAATCTTGAGTTCGTGCGGGGGAGTTGGGGGCAGTAAGCAGTATTTTTCCCACCCTTGCAGTGTAAAAACAATTCCTAAAGAGtggggggttggggttggggatttaactcagtggtagagcacaaggccctgggtttcgtcctcagctctgaaaaaaaaaaaaaggaatggggggtggggtttggggggattgtgggttgttggtttttgcttgcttgtttgtttgttttgcctcccCTTGTCCATCCCTGGATCCAAGATTTCTCCTAGGATTCTGTCGTAGcagccaccacccccaccccccacccccaaaagagcGGGCCTCACTGAGCTGATGAGGGCTGGTGCAATCCTGCTGTTGATGTGGTCCACTGCCTTCAGGACAcctagagaaaggaaaagggggcTGGTCAAGCcaggaggagggggtggagagTGAGGAGGGACAGGGGACTGGGGCATGTTAGGAGAGGAGAGCAGTTCATCACCTTTGCCTAAGTAACGCTGTTTGTCCCCATCCCTTAGTTCCAGGGCCTCATAGATGCCGGTGGAGGCTCCACTGGGGACTGCAGCCCGGAAAAGACCTGGAAGAAGACATGCcgtgaggaaggagggaggacccTTTGGGGCCTAGGATTCTCTGAGCCTTCTAGTCTAAACTCTTGCCTGCCACATCCACAAGGTTCCCTGAcactacacacagatacatgcactCTCACAGACACCGTGCCATCTGCACGAGCCGGGCCACCTTGTCCGCCCAACTGAGGCCTCATAAGCACAAGTGGGAGGCCTCAGAAACAGGGCTATGCTAGGCAGAGCATGCGTGCTCCTGTGCTCACACTGGCAGGGCCTTTCTCACGCTGAACTAGAACATAGACTCACCGAGCCTGAATCCACGAGCCAAGGAAGATCAGACTCCACAATCCAGCCTTGGGAACCTGGCCTAGCACCCCACAGCCCCTGGATTTGACCCAGCATAGGGGGAAGTAGGAGCTAAGGACAGTCCATGCTCTGCCCATCACCTTTGGCAGTATAGAGATCCACCTCCACGGTGGGATTCCCACGGGAGTCCAAGATCTCTCGGGCCCAAATCTTCTCTATAGACATGATGGCTGGGATCTCCTTGGGTGGaagtggaggaaggagaaagataaGAGGCTTAGAAGGGTGGAGCCTGAGGCCAGTGGGAGGGGCCAGAGGCTGGGAGGGCTGGCAAAGAGGTTACTGcagtgggtagggggtggggaggagcggGCTGCAATCAGGCACTGTAGAAGGGGTTCTCCCTTCCccgtggagagaggagaaggtcaATGCAGTGAGGAAGGGGAGGTCACTGCAGTAGGGGCGGAGTACATCTCATGACAAGATGGGAGAACACCGCAGTGATGAGGGGAGGGGCAAGCAGCGATTTCTTCGCCCCTCAGCAGCTTCACCGACCAGTGGGGTTCCCCTAGACTTCCCCAGGCGGGATGGCTGCCAGACTGGCATTTTTTCCCTTGGATCTTGGAACAGAAAGAAGAGGGGTTGTCTGGGCAGGTGGATCCCCAACTTGACAGCCCATATACACAAGGTCTAGAAAACACTCCGGGGTCGTCACCTCTCTCCCAAACACGAGTTCCTCATTTCAAGAGGAGTCTGGGGACAGCGTCCTGGGACCAGGCCTCCAGTCCCTAGAGGCTACGGTGGGGAATGATGAGGTAGACCCATCGCTTTTCTACCCCCGGACAAATTCCCCACTCCTCCTATCCCTCCCCCAAACATCGGAGAAAATGAAATgtcagagagaggggaagagaaggagggaccaAAGGACGAGTCTAGAGCAAGTCTGAGGCAGTCAAGGAAGGGTGAGAGGGTATCTTCGCAAacgcaaaagaaaaaaaggacgtGCCAGGATAACAACCATCTCCTGTGGAGACATCGAACTTAGGAAACAAATCGGCAGGACCCTAGACGAATACCGGCGCGGGGAGAGGGGCAGGCGAGGGTGGAACCGTGCAGTTAGAGAAGCGGATGCAGAAAGCTGGTACCTAAACCAGGAGGAGGTGACAGCCAGAAAGCCGGGAGCTGTCCGGGAAGGCCAGAGATGGAGGGTGCCAGGGAAGGCAGGTGACAGTCAGGTATGCAGCGTCACCCGCCCGGGTCGCTAAGCCCAGGACAACGGGGAGTGGAGGCGGCAAGGAGCGAGTAAGGGGATGCGGCCCGATACGGGCCTCACCTCGAGGACTGCAGACTCAGTCGGTGGCGTtggcggcggtggcggtggcAGTGGCGGTGGTGACGGCGGCGGCGCAGAGAGAGCAGGAGTGGCGGTGGCTGCGGCTCCCAGCGCGGGCGGGGGGTGGGCAGGGGGCGGCGCCTATAGAGCCGGGAGGGCGCATGTGACCCGGGGGCCCCGATGAGTCAAGAGCTGCAGGCGGAGACGCATGTACGAGCgcgggtggtggtggggaacggAACGGGTGGGGGAAGGGCTGGGGCGATCCAGGACCAGGCTGGCAACCCCTTAAGCACACGGATGCTCATAACCCATGTCCAGCCAACTCGAGGGAAACAGGCGTCGCCTCATTCCAGTACTGCGGCAGGTACTAACCCAGACGGGTGGAAAAGCCCACCCACAGGGGTTCAGGAACTCggtcacacacaaaaatataaaaaaatgccTTTTTATTTGAAACCTCAACTGGCCCATCACAGCTCACTTCCTCAGCGCCTCTCTATAGACAACACCTACTAGCATCCTAGTTTTACCCCCGACCTGTGCTTAGGAGTTCAGGCCCACAGAACAAGCCACACAGACAGATGACTGCCAAGGAGCCTTGGGATGTGATGGATTTCCAGTCTGGGACAAAAAGGAGCATCTCCCACTTCCTGTGACGGGGCTATGAATGTGGTGGTCCCCCACTGGAGTCTTATCAGTTCTTGGGGCCAGTGTCCATGGCTTcctggaaagagagaagagaaataaatcaatCGTGTGCCCCAGGCCTCTCAgtctctgcctcactctgccctCCTTTCGCCTCCCCACCCTGGTGTCCTGTTATTTTTAGCTTCAGATTTTGAGTGCAGGATCTTTTCCCTGGCCCAGCTACATCCTCCACGCACCACCGGCCACCTCTTTCCCTCCTGAGCTCCTTCCCACCAGTCGTCTCTACCAGCTATACAGCGgtcttcaccccacccccacccccaattagtTCTTCTCTCTACTGTGGTCTCCTGCGTGTCTTATCACTTTCTGGGCCCCTCTCATCTTTCCTTCATATCTAAGCTATCTCCAGCCCCTAACTCTGGCCTCTCGTCCCGTGTGCCCAGCCTTTGACCTCCTGGGGCTGTCTTCCTGGCATCACCTTTACTGTCCCTGCAGGCTGGAAGAGCCACTAAACTGGTGGCAAGTACGGTTCCATGTCCTGGTCCGGATCGAGATCTTGATCCTGTTCCTCCTTCAGCCTCTGACGGATCTCCTCGGCCTCTGCCCGGTCATCATCCTCATAGAATTCTTTGTCCAGGCGCTCAAGGTGCGCCATCTGCACCAGGGCCTCCTGGCGGTAGTCGGTCTCATCCGCACATGGGTTGTCCAGCAGCACCAGGGCTCGAAGTTTGGGCAGGTCCCGCAGTTTGGCCAGCTCTGCCAGATCACTAATCATATTGCTCCTGTggatggggttggggaggggttAACTCTCAGGAAAATGGGCTTTGATTGTCAGCTAGGAATTGGGCTGCCTTTGTAAGAGGAAGCAACTCTGGGCTCCCCGAAAGCAATGATGGTTGAGGACCGGTAGCAATGATGGTTGAAGAGGACTTGGCTGGATGCATTTCCCTAATCCCTATGCTTCACAGAATCCCTAAATGCCATGTGATGTGTCATCTTTGGGGCCTagcagtggtggcatatacctttaatcccagcacttgggaggcagaggcaggtggattgctgagttcgaggccagcctgggctacagagtgagttccaggacagccagggctacacagagaaaccctgtctcgaaaaacaaaccaaaacaaaaaagttggAGCAGCAAAGCTAGGCCTCATCCCAGCTTGTATTCGGAGAAGAGGGGCAGATGTCCCTTGTGGGAGCAAACATTTTGTGTCAGGGGTTGGAAGGATCAGGTGAGCAGAGGAGGAGCCGGGGCCCAAGAGTGGGGTGCTATGGGGTGGGGGCGCTTCCTTGGGGAAGGAACGGAGAGCTAGGGATGGATTGGGCCTCCCAGCTTGAGTAAAAAGTCTTCTAATGTACTTCTTTCTAGAACTCTGCATTGGGATGGCCGTGTTCCTGCTTTCAAGCATTTATGAATCCACTCCTAAGCATCCCAGACTGATCTTCATAGATGCTCTGGGCCACTTTGAGCTCTGCTGGCATTTTGTTAGGCTCACTGATCAAGTACGTATTtcgcatgcacaaggccctaggtttgatGGATAGAACCACAGAAAACAATTAAAGAATTGTCCATCAGAAACAGGAGCTTAGAGAAAACTCCCTccggtcctgtgtgtgtgtgtgtgtgtgtgtgtgtgtgtgtgtgtgtgtgtgtg
This window harbors:
- the Eno2 gene encoding gamma-enolase isoform 1 (isoform 1 is encoded by transcript variant 3); the encoded protein is MSIEKIWAREILDSRGNPTVEVDLYTAKGLFRAAVPSGASTGIYEALELRDGDKQRYLGKGVLKAVDHINSRIAPALISSGISVVEQEKLDNLMLELDGTENKSKFGANAILGVSLAVCKAGAAERDLPLYRHIAQLAGNSDLILPVPAFNVINGGSHAGNKLAMQEFMILPVGAESFRDAMRLGAEVYHTLKGVIKDKYGKDATNVGDEGGFAPNILENSEALELVKEAIDKAGYTEKMVIGMDVAASEFYRDGKYDLDFKSPADPSRYITGDQLGALYQDFVRNYPVVSIEDPFDQDDWAAWSKFTANVGIQIVGDDLTVTNPKRIERAVEEKACNCLLLKVNQIGSVTEAIQACKLAQENGWGVMVSHRSGETEDTFIADLVVGLCTGQIKTGAPCRSERLAKYNQLMRIEEELGDEARFAGHNFRNPSVL
- the Eno2 gene encoding gamma-enolase isoform X2; its protein translation is MSIEKIWAREILDSRGNPTVEVDLYTAKGLFRAAVPSGASTGIYEALELRDGDKQRYLGKGVLKAVDHINSRIAPALISSGISVVEQEKLDNLMLELDGTENKSLELVKEAIDKAGYTEKMVIGMDVAASEFYRDGKYDLDFKSPADPSRYITGDQLGALYQDFVRNYPVVSIEDPFDQDDWAAWSKFTANVGIQIVGDDLTVTNPKRIERAVEEKACNCLLLKVNQIGSVTEAIQACKLAQENGWGVMVSHRSGETEDTFIADLVVGLCTGQIKTGAPCRSERLAKYNQLMRIEEELGDEARFAGHNFRNPSVL